The DNA sequence CAGATGAAAGTAGCCAAATAAGTGTATTTGAAAATGTATTTGTAGATATAGGAGATAATCAAAGTATTGAAAATGCACTAAGTACATTTTCTTCTCATATAAAAAATATTGCTGAGATAATGAATGCTAGCAATAAGTCTACTTTAGTGTTATTTGATGAAATTGGAAGTGGAACAGAGCCAAATGAGGGAGCATCATTGGCTATTGCAATACTAGAAGAGTTTTACCAAATGGGATGCATAACAGTTGCATCTACTCATTATGGGGAGATAAAGAATTTTGCAAATATGCATGAAGAATTTGAAAATGCAGGAATGATGTTTGATAAAGATACTTTAGAACCTTTATATAAGCTTGTTATTGGAAAATCGGAAGATAGTAATGCTTTGTTTATATCTAAAAAGATGGGTATAAGAGATAAAGTATTGAAAAGAGCTAGTGCTTATATAAAGGATAAAGACTATAATTTGGACTTGGTTAAAAGAAGTAAGATTGAAGGTAAAGAAGCAGTTGTTGAAGAACTTAAAGAGATAGTTAGTTATCAAGTTGGGGATAAGGTTAAGTTATTAGATAAAGATGATTTTGCAATAGTTTATAAAGAAGTTGATAAATTCAATAACGTTGAAGTTTTGTACAAGGGTGAATTTATAACTGTAAATGTAAGAAGAACAGAGCTATATTTAAAAGCACAGGAACTATATCCTCAAGATTATGATACTAATAGTTTGTTTATTTCCTATGAAGATAGAAAACTAGAAAAAGATATTAAAAGAGGTTCTAAAAAGGCGCTTAAAAAGATTCAAAAGGAAATAAAAAATAATAAAATTAAGTAATATATTGATTAAAATACAGCAGATTCTAATGAAATTCTGCTGTATTTTTTAGTTTAAAAGTAAATTATATATCAAAGATTTAAAACTATGTAATAAATAAAGTGAAAAATAAAAAGGTATTAAAAAATAGAAATTAGAATACAAATAATATTATTATATTTTAAAATTAAACTTTATTATAATTTTAAGGGGGATAAATATGAAAAAAGGATATGATATCTTTGGAAAAGAGTATGGAGTAATGCTAAGAAATGATTTGCATGCAACTGATTCTATAGATCATAAATTTATGAAAGATATGATTTTGGTAGATGAAGAATCTAAAAACTTATTTTATGAAGGTATTCCTAAGGTTTCTAAGGATGTGTGTAAACATGAATTATTTGAATTTGCTCAAAAGTTTAAAGGAAGTAATGATTTAGATACGATTAAAAATATTTTAAAATTTACATCTAATATGGCTTTAAATTATGATATAAATTTTTTAGATATGAAGTTTGGAGGGCGAGAAAAAGATATTATATCGAGAAAAACGGATTGGTGTGCTGACATGGCAAGAGTAGGATGTGTTTTATTAAAGTGCAACAATATCCCAGCTAGGATTTTACATATTGTTAATATTAATAAAGCTTACAATGGTCATGTTATATGTGAAGCATTTTTTGAAAAAAATTATGGGGTATGTGATTTTATACATGGTGTAGTTGGTTATGATAAAGGGCCTATATCAGCTTGGGAAATGAAGTTAGATAAACATCTTGTAACAAAGTGTTATTCTAGAGATTATCAAGGTTATTCAAAAGAGAATGACTTTGAAGGACTATTTTCAGAAATAGCTATAAATGAATATGATATTATGGATGAAAATAATAAATTTACTGAGTCTAGACCAAATGAATATACTATAAAAATAATTGAAGAAAATCATAACAATAAATGGTTCATGGATGAGGATGAAATTTAAAAATTAAACTCTCAATATATCAGATTATATTGAGGGTTTAATTTTTTGTAAATAAATTTAGAATTAATTTAATTTGCGAATATATTATTGTGTATAGATAATATCTATACGTCAATTTAAAAATAGTATTTAAAAAATTTATAATAAATTTTTTTTATTTATTATCATATTTATATTGAATTAAAATTTAAATAATTATTATTGGAAAATATTAACCGGAAAATGCATTATTAAAAACTAAATATGCTAAACTCATTTATTTCTATAATATCAATTTTAAAATTATTGATATGGAAATAAATAAGTTTAATTTTTATATTCGAACTAATTTGAAGGAAAATTAAAAAATTTTATAATAATAAAATAATGTCAGAAAATTATAAAATTTAATATGATTTGAAAAAATATTTTTAATTTAGTATTTCGTATGTACATTTGAAAAAATTTAATTAAGTAGAATTTAAAAATTATTTTGTAAGTAAAATTATTTGTAAAAATTTTAACTATAATTATAGATATAATCTATAAAAAAGTTAGTATTCTAAATATTTGTTTTGAAGAATAGTTGACAATCTAATCATATCTCTATAACATTTATAGTGAAAGAACCAACATAATTATGTTTTTAGCAACAAAAAATAACATTTTGTATACAAAATCTTTTTAATCTGAAACAAATCTTTAATTTTCAATCTTTACCAAGATAAATAAAAATATATAATTTAAAAACTTAAATTTATTGTTTATAAAATTAATATAAATAATACTTATTCAAAAATTTAATAACTATTGTTAAAAAATTATCTTGAATTTTAATGAAAAACATCAATCTAAAGACTTAATTAATATTTACTATATAAAATAAGCTACTTTACTTAATTACAGGATTGGTACTAAAGATTGACTAAATAAAAAATTAACAAGGGAGATGGATTTTAATGATTAAAAAAAATATAGCAATTTTAACAGTAGCAGGATTAACTCTCAGTTTTCTAGCACCTTCAGTAAGTTATGCAGATAGTCAAACAAAAGAAGATTTACCACAAGCATATAATGTTAAATCAGAAAAAGATTTAAAGGATGTTTTGAAAAATGTATCAGATGAATATAATATAAAAAAGAATACTGATCAATATCAATTAGTTGATACAGAAAAAGACGATTTAGGATTTACTCATTATACTTTAAAACCTAAAGCTGATGGCTATTTTGCTGAAGCAGCAGAAGTTAAAGTACATACTGATAAGTCTGGCAAAGTTGTCTTTGTAAATGGAGATTTAGATCAAGGTAAATTGGAAGTTAAAAATCAAACTAAAATAGATAAAGATAAAGCTATTGAATTAGCTTTTAAAGCAATAGAAAAATCACGTGACGAAGTTAAAAATTTATCAGGTAAAGATGTTGTACAAGAAGCTAAAATAGCCGTAGATGAGCAAAGTAATAGAGCAATTTATAGCTTAGACATAGCGTATACTGTACCAGAGCCAGCTCATTGGAATATTAAGTTAGATGCAGAAAATGGAAATATAATTGAAAAACAAAATATTATAGAAAATGCAGCTCAAACAACAGGAACTGGAATAGGTGCCAATGGACAAGTTAAATCACCTTTAAATATAACAGAAGATGGAGGAAAGTTCTATTTATTAGATACTACTCATAAAGGGAAAATAGCTACTATAGCTTTTGAGGCATTTGATGATAATGGTATAGTAGGAAGTGTTATATCTAATATAAAAAATTGTTTTGATGGTGAAAAAGATAAAGCAGCCGTAGATGCTCACTACTTTACAGATAAAGTTTATAAATATTATAAAGATGTTCATAATAGAGAAAGTTATGATGACAAAGGATCAGATATATACTCTTATGTACATGTACCAAATCCAGATACAGGTGAAAGTTGGAGTAATGCTGCTTGGACTGGAGCAGAGATGATTTATGGAGATGGTAATCAAGTTGAAGAAAATTCTTTCTCAGCAGCAGATGATGTTGTTGCTCATGAAATTACACATGGAGTTACATCATCAACAGCTAATTTAGTTTATAAGTATCAACCAGGAGCTTTAAATGAATCTTTTTCAGATGTATTTGGATACTTTGTAGATAGTGATGATTGGACAATGGGTGAAGATTTATATAAAACACCTAATACAGCTATAAGAGATTTAAAAGAACCTAAAAAATATAATCAACCAGAACATATGAATGAATATAAAAATTATAGTATAAATTATGATAGAGGTGGAGTTCATATAAATAGTGGTATTCCTAACAAAGCAGCATATAACACTATAACTAAATTAGGAAAAGAAAAAGCTGAAAAAATTTACTATAGAGCTCTTACTAAATATTTAACAAGACAATCAGACTTCTCAGATGCTAGTCATGCTTTAACTCAATCAGCAAAAGATCTTTATGGAGATAAAGAAGCTAATGATGTTCAAGCTGCATGGAATGAGGTTGGAGTAAATTAATTTATAAAGTTTAAAAATAAATATTAAAGAAATTAACCACAGTAATTAAGTTTAGAATTATTGTGGTTAATTTTTATTGTAAATATATTGTAATTATAATAAAATTTACCCTAAAGGAAGAGGGATGTATAGATTAAAGAAAAATATAAAGGTAGTGATTATAATGAAAAATTTATTTTCTATTGGTGAGGTTTCTAAAATAAAAGGGGTTACAATAAAAGCATTAAGATATTATCATAAAATGGGAATTCTTATTCCACGACATATTGATAATACAACTGGCTATAGATATTATTCTATAGATCAATTTATTCTGTATGTTTCTAGGGATAAGGGTAAGACTTGGGATTATGTGAAAGAAGTTAAAGATGATAATTAATTAAAAGATAAATAGGGGGAGAGATATGTTAGAGTTAATACAAAGTATTAACATCAAAATAGCTGGGTATTTAGCAATTTTCATGGTAGTAATAACTATGATAAGTCATAGTTTGGTTATATTAAAAGTAATTCCTTATACATGGATTAATGGAGGAAGAAGTACATCTTATGAAGAACAAAAGAAACAATCTATGGTTGGAATGATAGTGTTAATAATAACAATACCATTTTTACTTATATCTAGTAGTATTATCACTATTAATATCAATAATATATGGTTTATCATAATAAGTGCTGTATTGTGGATTTTGGTTTTAATGCTTATAATTAGTATTATAATGCAATTTTTAGGAACAAATTTTGAAAGATATGTGATGAGTATAGTAGCATTTACATTATTAGTGTGTGTACTTAGGATAGCATTACAAACAATACAGTAGTTTATGAAAGTAATAATAATTAGATAAAGTGAAAAGTAAGATTTGTATATTAACCGTATCGCAGGTAAGTGATACGGTTTTTGTATAATTATAAATTAATAATATAGGAGTAAAAGATGAAGATTAATAGACTAACTGAAATAATAATTCTACTTTTAAATAAAAAGATTGTAACAGCAAAAGAATTAGCAGATAAATTTCAAGTATCAACAAGAACTATATATAGAGATATTGAAGAACTATCATTATCAGGTATTCCAGTATATATGAACAAGGGAAAAAATGGGGGGATATACTTATTAGAGGAATACTCATTAAATAAAACTATATTATCTGAAAGGGATAAGCAAAGTTTAATCATTGCACTAAAAACACTAGAGGCAACAAAGTATCCTGAAATTGACTCAATTACAAATAAAATTAGTTTTATGTTAAATAAAGAAGAATTATCAAATTGGATAGATATAGATTTTTCTCACTGGGGAAGTGATTTCAATGAAAACAATAAGTTCAATAAAATAAAAAGTGCAATATTAAATAATAAGATAATAGAGTTTAGCTATGTAAATAGTTGTGGAAACAGATCAATACGAACTATTGAACCAATGAAGCTTATTTATAAAGGTCAAACCTGGTATTTATATGGATTTTGTAAATTAAAAGAAGATACTAGAACTTTTAGAATAACTAGAATGAAAGATTTAGATGTGAAAGAGGAAAATTTTATTAGAAGAAAGATAAAAGATATAGATACAAATCCATCAAAGAAAATGATAGAAAATATAATAAATCTAAGATTAAAACTTAAAAAAGAAGTATTATATAGAATGTTTGATGATTTCAACCAAGATTCATTAATTGATAATAAAGATGGGACTTATGAGATAAGTATAGAAATACCAGAAAATGAATGGTTGTATGGGTACATTCTTTCTTTTGGTAACTTTGTAGAAGTTATAGAGCCAGAACACATAAGAAATATTATATTAAATAAAATGAAAGAAACTATAAAAATGTATGAAGAAAAATCATAAATAATTAATAAATATTTATAATATGACACATAGATGTCATATTATATTAGTTATACTTTAGAAAAAAAGTATATTAGGAGAATTATTTATGAATTATGAAATAGTTAATTTAGAAGAAAAACAAGTTGTTGGATTAGTTAAAGAAACTACTAATAACAACAATAAGGCAATTAAAGATATAGGGATATTATGGGAAGGATTTTTTGTGAAAGGATATTATAAAAATATAGAAAATAAGAGAGATAACAAGCCTATTGGTCTATATACAGATTATAAAGGCGATTTTACTAAGCCTTACAACTTTCTTTGCTGCTGTGAAGTAAATGAATCATATGATGTAAAATATCCATTAGTAAGAAAAATAATATCAGGTGGTAAATATGCTAAGTTTATTATAAAGGGAGATGTTCAAAAGTCTGTAGGTGAGTTTTGAATGAAATTGTGGAAAATGAATTTAGATAGAAAGTATTCTTGTGATTTTGAAGAATATCAAAATAATGATGAAGATATACAAAATCAAGAAATTCATATTTATATTTCTATAAATTAATACTGCTAGAAAAAGTCAAATTATTGCAATTGTTTTAAAACTAAGAAAGATAATAGGAGATTAAATATGAAACATGAATGGAGAAAAAAAGAAAAGTATTATTACTTACCAAAAACTAACCCTGAAATAGTAAATATTCAAGAGTTAAAATTTATTCAAATAAAAGGGTGTGGGAATCCAAATAGTGAGGAATTTTCTCAAAAGGTAGGAGCTTTATATTCATTATCTTATGCTATAAAAATGATGCCTAAAAAAGGGATAACACCAAAGGGGTATTTTGATTATACAGTATATCCTTTAGAAGGAATATGGGATTTAACTAATGAAGCAAGAGATTATGAAATCTTTGATAAAAATAATTTAGTATATACAATAATGATTAGGCAACCAGAGTTTGTAAATGAAGAAGTTTTTAAAGAAGCTATAGAAATTTTAAAAAAGAAAAATAATCCTTTATTAGATGAAGTTGAATTTGTTAGTATAGAGGAGGGTATGTGTGTTCAAATGATGCACATAGGTAGTTTTGATGATGAATATAAAAGTTTTGAAGTTATGAATAAATTTTGTAAGGACAATAATATATTAATAAAAAATAAAGCTCATAGAGAAATTTACATATCTGATTTTAGAAGAATTCCTAAGGAAAGATTAAAAACAGTTTTACGATATAGAGTTGAATATAAATAAGAAGAATTTTATTTAAGGGGAAATATATAATGAAATTAATCGATGTTAATATTGAGAATATAGATAAAGAACATATATGCTGTGCTATTTCTAATAAGAAAGACGATATTCCAGTTTCATCAAAAAAATTATGGTTAAAAGATAGCTTTGAAGATGGTCTTGTTTTTAAAAAAGGTGATGTAAGAGGAAAAGTTTTTATTGAATACATACCAGCTGAAAACGCATGGACTCCTATTGATGCAAAGGAATATATGTTTATTAATTGTTTTTGGGTTTCAGGAAAATTTAAAGGGCAAGGTATAGGAAGTAGATTATTAGAAGAATGTATAAATGATAGTAAGGATAAAGGTAAAAAAGGATTAGTGGTATTAAGTTCTGATAAAAAAAGACCTTATTTATCAGATCCAAAGTATTTAAAGAAAAAGGGGCTTATTGTAGCTGATAGGGCAGAGCCTTATTTTGAATTATTATATTTACCTTTTGAAGAAAATGTATATGTTCCAAAGTTTAAAGATAGAGTAAAGTCAAAGGATATTAATGAATTAGGATTTACTTTATATTA is a window from the Paraclostridium sordellii genome containing:
- a CDS encoding transglutaminase-like domain-containing protein; the protein is MKKGYDIFGKEYGVMLRNDLHATDSIDHKFMKDMILVDEESKNLFYEGIPKVSKDVCKHELFEFAQKFKGSNDLDTIKNILKFTSNMALNYDINFLDMKFGGREKDIISRKTDWCADMARVGCVLLKCNNIPARILHIVNINKAYNGHVICEAFFEKNYGVCDFIHGVVGYDKGPISAWEMKLDKHLVTKCYSRDYQGYSKENDFEGLFSEIAINEYDIMDENNKFTESRPNEYTIKIIEENHNNKWFMDEDEI
- a CDS encoding M4 family metallopeptidase — its product is MIKKNIAILTVAGLTLSFLAPSVSYADSQTKEDLPQAYNVKSEKDLKDVLKNVSDEYNIKKNTDQYQLVDTEKDDLGFTHYTLKPKADGYFAEAAEVKVHTDKSGKVVFVNGDLDQGKLEVKNQTKIDKDKAIELAFKAIEKSRDEVKNLSGKDVVQEAKIAVDEQSNRAIYSLDIAYTVPEPAHWNIKLDAENGNIIEKQNIIENAAQTTGTGIGANGQVKSPLNITEDGGKFYLLDTTHKGKIATIAFEAFDDNGIVGSVISNIKNCFDGEKDKAAVDAHYFTDKVYKYYKDVHNRESYDDKGSDIYSYVHVPNPDTGESWSNAAWTGAEMIYGDGNQVEENSFSAADDVVAHEITHGVTSSTANLVYKYQPGALNESFSDVFGYFVDSDDWTMGEDLYKTPNTAIRDLKEPKKYNQPEHMNEYKNYSINYDRGGVHINSGIPNKAAYNTITKLGKEKAEKIYYRALTKYLTRQSDFSDASHALTQSAKDLYGDKEANDVQAAWNEVGVN
- a CDS encoding MerR family DNA-binding transcriptional regulator, whose amino-acid sequence is MYRLKKNIKVVIIMKNLFSIGEVSKIKGVTIKALRYYHKMGILIPRHIDNTTGYRYYSIDQFILYVSRDKGKTWDYVKEVKDDN
- a CDS encoding helix-turn-helix transcriptional regulator, whose translation is MKINRLTEIIILLLNKKIVTAKELADKFQVSTRTIYRDIEELSLSGIPVYMNKGKNGGIYLLEEYSLNKTILSERDKQSLIIALKTLEATKYPEIDSITNKISFMLNKEELSNWIDIDFSHWGSDFNENNKFNKIKSAILNNKIIEFSYVNSCGNRSIRTIEPMKLIYKGQTWYLYGFCKLKEDTRTFRITRMKDLDVKEENFIRRKIKDIDTNPSKKMIENIINLRLKLKKEVLYRMFDDFNQDSLIDNKDGTYEISIEIPENEWLYGYILSFGNFVEVIEPEHIRNIILNKMKETIKMYEEKS
- a CDS encoding GyrI-like domain-containing protein, with product MNYEIVNLEEKQVVGLVKETTNNNNKAIKDIGILWEGFFVKGYYKNIENKRDNKPIGLYTDYKGDFTKPYNFLCCCEVNESYDVKYPLVRKIISGGKYAKFIIKGDVQKSVGEF
- a CDS encoding GyrI-like domain-containing protein translates to MKHEWRKKEKYYYLPKTNPEIVNIQELKFIQIKGCGNPNSEEFSQKVGALYSLSYAIKMMPKKGITPKGYFDYTVYPLEGIWDLTNEARDYEIFDKNNLVYTIMIRQPEFVNEEVFKEAIEILKKKNNPLLDEVEFVSIEEGMCVQMMHIGSFDDEYKSFEVMNKFCKDNNILIKNKAHREIYISDFRRIPKERLKTVLRYRVEYK
- a CDS encoding GNAT family N-acetyltransferase, which gives rise to MKLIDVNIENIDKEHICCAISNKKDDIPVSSKKLWLKDSFEDGLVFKKGDVRGKVFIEYIPAENAWTPIDAKEYMFINCFWVSGKFKGQGIGSRLLEECINDSKDKGKKGLVVLSSDKKRPYLSDPKYLKKKGLIVADRAEPYFELLYLPFEENVYVPKFKDRVKSKDINELGFTLYYSNQCPFTAKYVALLSNYMKDKDIDFRIVKYENKEHAQNSTTPFTTYSIYYNGKFITHEILNEKKLESIICKYNK